One Deltaproteobacteria bacterium genomic window carries:
- a CDS encoding metallophosphoesterase family protein, which yields MQRQRKIAKLKNGVVGVISDTHGLVRPEALAALRGVDLIIHAGDIGKAEVLDSLARVAPVFAIRGNNDAGPWAEALPDVLELKIASTKLHVIHNLQELPQAPFVRGTQLVISGHSHKPVHRVAEGIHYLNPGSAGPRRFKLPIALARVSIGAALVAAEIIELSA from the coding sequence ATGCAGCGCCAGCGCAAGATCGCCAAACTCAAGAACGGTGTAGTCGGGGTAATTTCCGACACCCACGGCCTGGTGCGTCCCGAAGCGCTGGCGGCCTTGCGAGGTGTGGACTTGATCATCCATGCCGGCGATATCGGCAAAGCCGAGGTGTTGGATTCGTTAGCAAGGGTGGCGCCGGTCTTCGCGATCCGCGGCAATAACGACGCGGGTCCGTGGGCTGAAGCGCTGCCGGATGTGCTCGAGTTAAAAATTGCTTCGACGAAGCTGCACGTCATTCACAATCTCCAAGAGCTGCCACAGGCGCCGTTTGTCAGAGGAACCCAGCTTGTGATCAGCGGTCACTCGCACAAGCCGGTGCATCGGGTGGCCGAAGGAATCCACTACCTGAATCCCGGTAGCGCCGGACCGCGGCGTTTCAAGCTGCCGATTGCGCTGGCACGCGTTTCGATTGGCGCAGCATTGGTGGCTGCTGAGATCATCGAGTTGTCCGCTTGA
- the nbaC gene encoding 3-hydroxyanthranilate 3,4-dioxygenase — protein sequence MRNSILGLTRRGGSVFPHLTQFNLQKWIDENRGAWGQRRVIWHDSDFIAFVTRGPNRRKDFHINPGDEIFYQLEGELNLHYLIDKKRELAVLKAGDIFLLPKNVPHSPRRGDGSWTYVVERTRGNHEMDQFIWPCEKCGENLYSTSVRFDDPGEAVKKATDSLKSDPALATCKKCGAILEL from the coding sequence ATGCGCAATTCTATATTGGGGCTGACGCGACGGGGAGGTTCTGTGTTCCCACATTTGACTCAGTTCAATCTACAAAAATGGATCGACGAAAACCGCGGCGCCTGGGGTCAACGGCGCGTCATCTGGCACGATTCGGATTTCATCGCCTTCGTCACCCGCGGCCCCAACCGGCGCAAGGATTTCCACATCAACCCCGGCGATGAGATTTTCTACCAGCTCGAAGGCGAGCTGAATCTGCATTACCTCATCGATAAGAAACGTGAACTCGCCGTGCTCAAAGCCGGCGACATTTTTCTGCTACCGAAAAACGTTCCGCACTCGCCGCGCCGCGGGGATGGTTCTTGGACCTATGTGGTCGAGCGCACCCGTGGCAACCACGAAATGGATCAATTCATTTGGCCCTGCGAAAAGTGCGGCGAAAATCTTTACAGCACCAGCGTGCGCTTCGACGACCCAGGCGAAGCAGTCAAAAAAGCCACGGACTCGTTAAAATCTGACCCTGCGTTAGCAACATGCAAGAAATGCGGCGCGATCTTGGAGCTATGA
- a CDS encoding glutathione S-transferase family protein, giving the protein MTDRDKITLFHAPNTRSSGVLLLLEELGVPDELRVLDMKGGEQLKAEYLAINPMGKVPALLHGGALVTEQVAIFLYLADLFPEAGLAPALRDPLRGPYLRWLVFCAACFEPALVDRAQKREPAAPSMSRYGDFETMSKTLTDQLARGPYLLGENMTAADLLWGTALAWATMFQLIPPSAVIQQFVERMGARSAVARVKAKDVELAALQAH; this is encoded by the coding sequence ATGACGGATCGCGATAAGATCACGCTTTTTCATGCGCCGAATACGCGTTCTTCCGGTGTTTTGCTCTTGCTCGAAGAACTGGGCGTTCCCGACGAGCTGCGCGTGTTGGACATGAAAGGCGGCGAGCAACTTAAAGCGGAGTATCTGGCGATCAATCCGATGGGCAAAGTGCCGGCGCTTTTGCACGGCGGGGCGCTGGTCACCGAACAGGTGGCGATCTTTTTGTACCTCGCCGATTTGTTTCCAGAAGCTGGGCTTGCGCCAGCGCTGCGCGATCCTTTGCGCGGACCTTATTTGCGTTGGCTGGTTTTCTGCGCTGCTTGCTTCGAGCCCGCGCTCGTCGACCGCGCGCAGAAGCGCGAACCGGCGGCGCCGTCGATGTCCCGCTACGGTGACTTCGAGACAATGTCAAAGACGCTCACCGACCAATTGGCGCGGGGACCCTACTTGCTCGGAGAAAACATGACCGCTGCCGACCTGCTTTGGGGCACGGCGTTGGCCTGGGCGACGATGTTTCAATTGATTCCACCGTCAGCGGTAATCCAGCAATTCGTCGAGCGCATGGGTGCGCGGTCGGCGGTGGCGCGAGTCAAGGCAAAGGATGTGGAGCTAGCCGCTCTGCAGGCCCACTAG
- the pyrR gene encoding bifunctional pyr operon transcriptional regulator/uracil phosphoribosyltransferase PyrR, giving the protein MAEAKQVIAEREEVARTITRMAREIAEKVLQSEELVLIGIRSRGVHLARRLAKKIHDSAKTVLPVGIVDVTPYRDDRNQEQILHAVGAFEAPVAVDDKSVVLVDDVIYRGRTIRAAMEAVARLGQPKRILVAVLVDRGARELPIRADIVGKNIQVGSNERVNVRLDEADGIDQITITNW; this is encoded by the coding sequence ATGGCCGAAGCAAAGCAGGTCATTGCCGAGCGCGAAGAAGTCGCGCGCACCATCACCCGCATGGCGCGTGAGATCGCCGAGAAAGTTCTTCAGTCAGAAGAGTTGGTGTTGATTGGCATTCGCTCGCGCGGCGTGCACCTGGCGCGGCGCTTGGCGAAAAAAATCCACGACAGCGCCAAAACCGTGCTGCCCGTGGGTATTGTCGATGTAACGCCGTATCGCGACGATCGCAACCAAGAACAGATTTTGCACGCGGTAGGCGCCTTCGAAGCGCCGGTGGCGGTGGATGACAAAAGCGTGGTGCTGGTCGACGATGTGATTTACCGCGGCCGGACCATCCGCGCGGCGATGGAAGCGGTCGCTCGATTAGGACAACCGAAACGCATTCTTGTCGCTGTGCTGGTCGACCGCGGCGCGCGCGAGCTGCCGATTCGCGCCGACATCGTCGGCAAGAATATTCAGGTTGGCAGCAATGAGCGTGTCAACGTGCGCCTGGATGAAGCTGACGGCATCGATCAGATTACGATTACGAACTGGTAA